The Coregonus clupeaformis isolate EN_2021a chromosome 13, ASM2061545v1, whole genome shotgun sequence genome includes a region encoding these proteins:
- the LOC121579961 gene encoding uncharacterized protein LOC121579961 isoform X1, with the protein MAPGPAGRDATRRKSKDQLDWSTCWSNSLKEIAGLLPISEPRNGRGLTKKETLVHMLRYFDFLQSKIQTLQSRLPPHCIPKQEPDTGSESEENTLSEPCTPPHTLKAKRKYACSRSRKRPAPTSGTRPPPATHDIMFNTVKDCCKVMRVVLLITSSMITNCRFVCNNITLTRMLRFCLVNSEVKAELQVKRRRLYKAVANGKRVYPEEEGVSVPMWGVHSDWSELQSRDSHGAWPVYDSDSQPSSLDSGFSLNQLLPLSTPLEGSSGTLWTPSPTQGGHCSVCEDRTGSESSPSGSGVLDTPTTPITGPGSLFLKDQMLGVIPPMRGQREPFLSPAATPQRPILLPLLPLFGTGDSLNLSPSLLTSPARGLSHCLLPEGQEELHVLFEDVWVTPKTTHTKVSCLPCHDPTDSLSEGEAEVRHGRGGWLSSLSEGEEGDITWTPKQQQVPLKSKTSRTGRHCRANASTKGPPRTPLNLKKKCVNGFIMFCRINRKTYLCTHPGTPSTVVTKELASLWHVMPKQERHVYCLKARRFSRQQNRNVRSELVEGDGEEEDCVPSPLHMLLAQRDLCAAARGGP; encoded by the exons ATGGCACCAGGACCCGCAGGCAGAGACGCGACTCGCAGGAAAAG TAAGGATCAGCTGGACTGGAGCACGTGCTGGAGCAACAGCCTGAAAGAGATTGCAGGCCTCCTACCCATATCTGAGCCTAGGAATGGCCGAGGACTCACCAAG AAGGAGACTCTGGTCCACATGCTGCGCTATTTTGACTTTCTTCAGAGTAAGATCCAGACCCTGCAGAGCCGCTTGCCCCCCCACTGCATCCCCAAGCAGGAACCCGACACAG GGTCTGAGAGTGAAGAGAACACCCTCTCTGAGCCCTGTACCCCCCCTCACACTCTAAAGGCCAAGCGCAAATATGCTTGCAGCCGTTCCCGCAAGAGACCTGCCCCCACCTCAGGTACCAGACCTCCCCCAGCTACCCATGACATTATGTTCAACACTGTCAAAGACTGTTGTAAGGTGATGAGAGTAGTTCTGCTAATTACATCAAGTATGATTACAAACTGTCGTTTTGTGTGTAATAATATCACACTAACCAGAATGTTGCGTTTCTGTTTGGTTAACTCAGAGGTGAAGGCAGAGCTTCAGGTGAAAAGAAGGAGGTTGTACAAAGCTGTAGCTAATGGAAAAAGAGTTTACCCAGAGGAGGAGGGTGTGTCTGTCCCCATGTGGGGCGtgcattctgattggtcagagcTCCAGTCTAGGGATAGCCATGGGGCGTGGCCTGTGTATGACAGCGATTCCCAGCCGAGCTCCCTGGATTCAGGCTTCAGCCTAAATCAGCTGCTCCCCCTAAGTACGCCTCTGGAGG GGAGCAGTGGGACTCTGTGGACTCCATCCCCAACACAGGGAGGCCACTGCTCTGTCTGTGAGGACCGCACAGGCAGCGAGAGCAGCCCATCAGGGAGCGGGGTCCTAGACACTCCAACTACTCCAATTACTGG GCCAGGATCACTTTTCCTGAAGGACCAAATGCTTGGGGTCATCCCACCCATGCGAGGGCAAAGGGAGCCCTTCCTCAGCCCTGCTGCCACGCCCCAACGCCCTATCCTACTCCCCCTGCTGCCTCTGTTTGGGACGGGGGACAGTCTGAACCTCAGCCCCTCCCTCCTCACATCACCTGCCCGGGGCCTCAGCCACTGCCTGCTGCCTGAGGGCCAGGAGGAGCTCCATG TGCTATTCGAGGATGTTTGGGTCACCCCTAAAACGACCCACACCAAAGTGTCCTGCCTGCCCTGCCATGACCCCACTGACTCA CTGTCGGAGGGTGAAGCTGAAGTCAGGCATGGCAGAGGAGGGTGGCTGTCCTCCCTGagtgagggggaggaaggggacaTCACCTGGACCCCCAAGCAACAACAAGTCCCTCTGAAGTCAAAGACCAGTAGAACAGGACGGCACTGCAGAGCCAACGCCTCCACCAAGGGTCCCCCTCGCACCCCTCTTAACCTGAAGAAGAAGTGTGTCAACGGCTTCATCATGTTCTGCCGCATCAACAGGAAGACCTACCTCTG CACCCACCCTGGCACCCCGTCTACTGTGGTCACCAAGGAGCTGGCCAGCCTGTGGCACGTCATGCCCAAGCAGGAGAGGCATGTCTACTG tctgaaGGCCCGTCGCTTCAGCCGCCAGCAGAACCGTAACGTGAGGAGTGAGTTGGTGGAGGGAGACGGGGAGGAAGAGGACTGTGTACCCAGCCCCCTCCACATGCTGCTGGCCCAGAGAGACCTGTGTGCTGCAGCCAGAGGAGGCCCCTAG
- the LOC121579961 gene encoding uncharacterized protein LOC121579961 isoform X3, producing MAPGPAGRDATRRKSKDQLDWSTCWSNSLKEIAGLLPISEPRNGRGLTKKETLVHMLRYFDFLQSKIQTLQSRLPPHCIPKQEPDTGSSGTLWTPSPTQGGHCSVCEDRTGSESSPSGSGVLDTPTTPITGPGSLFLKDQMLGVIPPMRGQREPFLSPAATPQRPILLPLLPLFGTGDSLNLSPSLLTSPARGLSHCLLPEGQEELHVLFEDVWVTPKTTHTKVSCLPCHDPTDSLSEGEAEVRHGRGGWLSSLSEGEEGDITWTPKQQQVPLKSKTSRTGRHCRANASTKGPPRTPLNLKKKCVNGFIMFCRINRKTYLCTHPGTPSTVVTKELASLWHVMPKQERHVYCLKARRFSRQQNRNVRSELVEGDGEEEDCVPSPLHMLLAQRDLCAAARGGP from the exons ATGGCACCAGGACCCGCAGGCAGAGACGCGACTCGCAGGAAAAG TAAGGATCAGCTGGACTGGAGCACGTGCTGGAGCAACAGCCTGAAAGAGATTGCAGGCCTCCTACCCATATCTGAGCCTAGGAATGGCCGAGGACTCACCAAG AAGGAGACTCTGGTCCACATGCTGCGCTATTTTGACTTTCTTCAGAGTAAGATCCAGACCCTGCAGAGCCGCTTGCCCCCCCACTGCATCCCCAAGCAGGAACCCGACACAG GGAGCAGTGGGACTCTGTGGACTCCATCCCCAACACAGGGAGGCCACTGCTCTGTCTGTGAGGACCGCACAGGCAGCGAGAGCAGCCCATCAGGGAGCGGGGTCCTAGACACTCCAACTACTCCAATTACTGG GCCAGGATCACTTTTCCTGAAGGACCAAATGCTTGGGGTCATCCCACCCATGCGAGGGCAAAGGGAGCCCTTCCTCAGCCCTGCTGCCACGCCCCAACGCCCTATCCTACTCCCCCTGCTGCCTCTGTTTGGGACGGGGGACAGTCTGAACCTCAGCCCCTCCCTCCTCACATCACCTGCCCGGGGCCTCAGCCACTGCCTGCTGCCTGAGGGCCAGGAGGAGCTCCATG TGCTATTCGAGGATGTTTGGGTCACCCCTAAAACGACCCACACCAAAGTGTCCTGCCTGCCCTGCCATGACCCCACTGACTCA CTGTCGGAGGGTGAAGCTGAAGTCAGGCATGGCAGAGGAGGGTGGCTGTCCTCCCTGagtgagggggaggaaggggacaTCACCTGGACCCCCAAGCAACAACAAGTCCCTCTGAAGTCAAAGACCAGTAGAACAGGACGGCACTGCAGAGCCAACGCCTCCACCAAGGGTCCCCCTCGCACCCCTCTTAACCTGAAGAAGAAGTGTGTCAACGGCTTCATCATGTTCTGCCGCATCAACAGGAAGACCTACCTCTG CACCCACCCTGGCACCCCGTCTACTGTGGTCACCAAGGAGCTGGCCAGCCTGTGGCACGTCATGCCCAAGCAGGAGAGGCATGTCTACTG tctgaaGGCCCGTCGCTTCAGCCGCCAGCAGAACCGTAACGTGAGGAGTGAGTTGGTGGAGGGAGACGGGGAGGAAGAGGACTGTGTACCCAGCCCCCTCCACATGCTGCTGGCCCAGAGAGACCTGTGTGCTGCAGCCAGAGGAGGCCCCTAG
- the LOC121579961 gene encoding meiosis initiator protein isoform X2 — protein sequence MAPGPAGRDATRRKSKDQLDWSTCWSNSLKEIAGLLPISEPRNGRGLTKKETLVHMLRYFDFLQSKIQTLQSRLPPHCIPKQEPDTGSESEENTLSEPCTPPHTLKAKRKYACSRSRKRPAPTSEVKAELQVKRRRLYKAVANGKRVYPEEEGVSVPMWGVHSDWSELQSRDSHGAWPVYDSDSQPSSLDSGFSLNQLLPLSTPLEGSSGTLWTPSPTQGGHCSVCEDRTGSESSPSGSGVLDTPTTPITGPGSLFLKDQMLGVIPPMRGQREPFLSPAATPQRPILLPLLPLFGTGDSLNLSPSLLTSPARGLSHCLLPEGQEELHVLFEDVWVTPKTTHTKVSCLPCHDPTDSLSEGEAEVRHGRGGWLSSLSEGEEGDITWTPKQQQVPLKSKTSRTGRHCRANASTKGPPRTPLNLKKKCVNGFIMFCRINRKTYLCTHPGTPSTVVTKELASLWHVMPKQERHVYCLKARRFSRQQNRNVRSELVEGDGEEEDCVPSPLHMLLAQRDLCAAARGGP from the exons ATGGCACCAGGACCCGCAGGCAGAGACGCGACTCGCAGGAAAAG TAAGGATCAGCTGGACTGGAGCACGTGCTGGAGCAACAGCCTGAAAGAGATTGCAGGCCTCCTACCCATATCTGAGCCTAGGAATGGCCGAGGACTCACCAAG AAGGAGACTCTGGTCCACATGCTGCGCTATTTTGACTTTCTTCAGAGTAAGATCCAGACCCTGCAGAGCCGCTTGCCCCCCCACTGCATCCCCAAGCAGGAACCCGACACAG GGTCTGAGAGTGAAGAGAACACCCTCTCTGAGCCCTGTACCCCCCCTCACACTCTAAAGGCCAAGCGCAAATATGCTTGCAGCCGTTCCCGCAAGAGACCTGCCCCCACCTCAG AGGTGAAGGCAGAGCTTCAGGTGAAAAGAAGGAGGTTGTACAAAGCTGTAGCTAATGGAAAAAGAGTTTACCCAGAGGAGGAGGGTGTGTCTGTCCCCATGTGGGGCGtgcattctgattggtcagagcTCCAGTCTAGGGATAGCCATGGGGCGTGGCCTGTGTATGACAGCGATTCCCAGCCGAGCTCCCTGGATTCAGGCTTCAGCCTAAATCAGCTGCTCCCCCTAAGTACGCCTCTGGAGG GGAGCAGTGGGACTCTGTGGACTCCATCCCCAACACAGGGAGGCCACTGCTCTGTCTGTGAGGACCGCACAGGCAGCGAGAGCAGCCCATCAGGGAGCGGGGTCCTAGACACTCCAACTACTCCAATTACTGG GCCAGGATCACTTTTCCTGAAGGACCAAATGCTTGGGGTCATCCCACCCATGCGAGGGCAAAGGGAGCCCTTCCTCAGCCCTGCTGCCACGCCCCAACGCCCTATCCTACTCCCCCTGCTGCCTCTGTTTGGGACGGGGGACAGTCTGAACCTCAGCCCCTCCCTCCTCACATCACCTGCCCGGGGCCTCAGCCACTGCCTGCTGCCTGAGGGCCAGGAGGAGCTCCATG TGCTATTCGAGGATGTTTGGGTCACCCCTAAAACGACCCACACCAAAGTGTCCTGCCTGCCCTGCCATGACCCCACTGACTCA CTGTCGGAGGGTGAAGCTGAAGTCAGGCATGGCAGAGGAGGGTGGCTGTCCTCCCTGagtgagggggaggaaggggacaTCACCTGGACCCCCAAGCAACAACAAGTCCCTCTGAAGTCAAAGACCAGTAGAACAGGACGGCACTGCAGAGCCAACGCCTCCACCAAGGGTCCCCCTCGCACCCCTCTTAACCTGAAGAAGAAGTGTGTCAACGGCTTCATCATGTTCTGCCGCATCAACAGGAAGACCTACCTCTG CACCCACCCTGGCACCCCGTCTACTGTGGTCACCAAGGAGCTGGCCAGCCTGTGGCACGTCATGCCCAAGCAGGAGAGGCATGTCTACTG tctgaaGGCCCGTCGCTTCAGCCGCCAGCAGAACCGTAACGTGAGGAGTGAGTTGGTGGAGGGAGACGGGGAGGAAGAGGACTGTGTACCCAGCCCCCTCCACATGCTGCTGGCCCAGAGAGACCTGTGTGCTGCAGCCAGAGGAGGCCCCTAG